From Watersipora subatra chromosome 2, tzWatSuba1.1, whole genome shotgun sequence, one genomic window encodes:
- the LOC137387733 gene encoding mitochondrial import inner membrane translocase subunit Tim29-like has product MAAPMKSIFKSSRSMFSRRMCTASEAVTESSGKPPKESIKTKIGSYFKRMYADYKFSATETVNLFKEKPIRMSFYTTVAAVTGYFFAHNPSMQDYEAHLATMTCDLAEVSSTLRNEEKSAQIQTLINYSSHGRLRRFTLGVCCFIWVSDYPKYVDLYEAHCKEVQMTWREFPNYIVDIGFLNRWLWSEQYITDFDINPKEWPSEESQAVAS; this is encoded by the exons ATGGCTGCCCCCATGAAGAGCATTTTCAAATCAAGTAGATCAATGTTTAGCAGGAGAATGTGTACCGCTAGTGAAGCTGTTACAGAGTCTAGCGGCAAGCCACCAAAGGAATCTATTAAAACGAAAATAG GCTCTTACTTCAAACGGATGTACGCGGACTATAAGTTCTCTGCAACGGAAACAGTCAACCTGTTCAAAGAGAAACCTATTCGAATGTCGTTTTACACAACAGTAGCAGCCGTCACAGGATATTTCTTTGCTCACAACCCCTCCATGCAGGACTATGAAGCGCATTTAGCGACAATGACTTGCGATTTAGCTGAAGTTAGTAGCACCCTTCGAAATGAAGAAAAGTCAGCGCAGATTCAAACACTGATCAACTATAGCAGTCATGGGAGGCTGAGACGCTTTACCTTAGGTGTTTGTTGTTTCATCTGGGTTAGTGATTATCCTAAGTACGTAGACTTGTACGAAGCACATTGTAAGGAAGTTCAAATGACTTGGAGAGAATTTCCAAACTATATCGTTGACATTGGCTTTCTCAATCGATGGCTTTGGTCTGAGCAATATATTACTGACTTTGATATTAACCCCAAGGAATGGCCTTCCGAGGAATCCCAAGCAGTCGCGTCATGA